In the genome of Xenopus laevis strain J_2021 chromosome 1S, Xenopus_laevis_v10.1, whole genome shotgun sequence, one region contains:
- the LOC108706726 gene encoding GTPase IMAP family member GIMD1, translating to MFRTPTMDDTNEITINLLLLGRTKSGKSSLGNSLLGSCEFESQFFPQSVTSECQLCRASIPQFGRRMGQDLCLRLRVLDTPGFPHSSLSQGEVKQRVRKALAEQFSEGLHMALLILRADIPFCEEENQYTVKLAEDLLGSKWKYFTAVIFTHGDKLQEARITQEEFIISAPKSLSSLLANLHNRYIFREPQDKTLRQEREILTNQILHFVRQNSYQRLQRT from the exons ATGTTTAGAACACCCACTATGGATGATACTAATGAGATCACCATTAACCTTCTTCTCCTGGGAAGAACCAAAAGTGGCAAGAGTTCGCTTGGAAACAGTTTGCTCGGCAGTTGTGAATTTGAAAGCCAGTTTTTCCCACAGTCAGTGACCAGTGAGTGTCAGCTCTGCAGAGCCAGTATACCTCAGTTTGGTCGCCGGATGGGTCAAGATCTGTGCCTGAGATTGCGAGTATTAGATACACCTGGCTTTCCGCACAGCAGCCTGAGCCAAGGGGAAGTAAAGCAAAGAGTGAGAAAGGCGCTGGCAGAGCAATTTTCCGAAGGATTACATATGGCCCTACTCATCCTAAGGGCTGACATCCCATTCTGCGAAGAGGAAAACCAGTACACTGTCAAATTAGCAGAG GATCTCCTGGGTTCCAAGTGGAAGTATTTCACTGCTGTGATCTTCACACATGGAGACAAGTTACAAGAAGCCAGGATTACGCAAGAGGAATTCATTATTTCAGCCCCCAAATCACTATCCTCCCTTTTAGCAAACCTTCACAATCGATACATTTTCAGAGAACCTCAGGATAAAACCCTGCGCCAGGAGCGAGAAATCTTGACAAATCAAATCTTGCACTTCGTGCGACAGAACAGTTACCAACGACTGCAGCGCACATAA